The region TGCTGAATTTTGGGACTGAAATGACCAGAAAAGCACTCTTTCCCCATAATTTGATTCCAGaatcatttcttaaaagacaTGAAGAATGTTgtgcattttttcataaatatcagCTAGAGACAATTTCTGAGAACATTCGTCTGTTTGAGTGCATGGGAGAAGAGGAACAGGCAAAGCTGACTAATTTAAGGGATTGTGCTGTAcaatattttatgcaaaaattTCAACTGAAGCCTCTTTCCAGAAATAACTGGCTagtaaaaaaatctaatattggTTGTAGTACAAATACAAAATGGTTTGGACAGAGgaacagatattttaaaacctaTAATGAAAGGAAGATGTTGGAAACCCTTTCATGGAAAGATAAAATAGCCAAAGGATACTTTAATAGTTGGGCTGAAGAACATGCTGTATATCATCCTGGGCAAAATTCTCTTTTAGAAGGAACAGTTTCCAATCTTGAGTGTCACTTATGGCAaattttagaaggaaagaaattgccAAAAGTAAAGTGTTCTCCATTTTGTGATGGTGAAATATTAAAGACTCTGAACGAAGCAATTGAAAAGTCCTTAGGAGAAGCTTTAAATTTGGATTCCAGGCCAACACAGCAATATTATTGTTCTTGTCACATTTTTTCAGAAGAACTAATATTTTCTGAGTTGTTTAGCCTTACCAAGTGCCTTCAGGAAGAACAGGTTTTAGAACCCAGCAACCAGATAAAATGCCTGCTTGTGGGTTTACCAACACTCCATGATGTAAAAATGAACATACCAGTGGAAGTTCAACTCCTGGAATCAGCTGAACTCATGACTTTTAGCTGTTCCTTGCTTCATGATGGAGACCCAACTTACCAGCATTTGTTTTTGAACTGCCTTCTACATTCATTACAGCAGCTTCATGCAGGAGATATGATGATTTTGCCTGTACTTTCTTGCTTAACAAGATTTATGGCTGGCTTGATCTTTGTACTCCAGAGTTGTTTTAGATTCATCACGTTTTCTTGTCCCACATCCTCTGAGCCCCTGAGAACTTGTGCAGTCTTGCTATGTGTTGGTTATCAGAATCTTCCAAATTCAGTTTTCCAGTATCTGCAGAATATGAATGAATTGTTGAGTACTTTGCTTAACTCTGATGCACCCCAGCAGGTTTTACAGTTTGTGCCAATGGAGCTGCTCCTTAATGGGTCACTACTTGATTTTTTGTGGGATTTAAATGCTGCTATTGCCAAAAGGCATTTACATTTGATTAttcaaggagagagagaagaaatcatCAGCAGCCTTCATTTATGAAATTGAATTTGTTCTTTCTGAGATTCAATTTTGTGACATTTTCCAATGTTATTGCATCTGTTTGCTctatcaatttaatatttttcattttggggaaAGACCAACTTTTACATCATC is a window of Ictidomys tridecemlineatus isolate mIctTri1 chromosome 15, mIctTri1.hap1, whole genome shotgun sequence DNA encoding:
- the Cmtr2 gene encoding cap-specific mRNA (nucleoside-2'-O-)-methyltransferase 2, translating into MSKCRKPPVQQLASPETFSPDVLADIFELFAKNFSYCKPVNNEWQLPDPSEIFTCDHAELNAFLDLKNSLNEVKNLLSDKKLDEWHEHTAFTNKAGKIISHVKKSVNAELCTQAWCKFHEILCSFPLIPQEAFQNGKLNSLHLCEAPGAFIASLNHYLKSHRFPCEWSWVANTLNPYHEANDNLMMIMDDRLIANTLNWWYFGPDNTGDIMTMKYLTGLQNFVSSMATIHLITADGSFDCQGNPGEQEALVSSLHYCEVVTALTTLGNGGSFVLKMFTLFEHCSINLMYLLNCSFDQVHVFKPATSKAGNSEVYVVCLRYKGREAINPLLSKMVLNFGTEMTRKALFPHNLIPESFLKRHEECCAFFHKYQLETISENIRLFECMGEEEQAKLTNLRDCAVQYFMQKFQLKPLSRNNWLVKKSNIGCSTNTKWFGQRNRYFKTYNERKMLETLSWKDKIAKGYFNSWAEEHAVYHPGQNSLLEGTVSNLECHLWQILEGKKLPKVKCSPFCDGEILKTLNEAIEKSLGEALNLDSRPTQQYYCSCHIFSEELIFSELFSLTKCLQEEQVLEPSNQIKCLLVGLPTLHDVKMNIPVEVQLLESAELMTFSCSLLHDGDPTYQHLFLNCLLHSLQQLHAGDMMILPVLSCLTRFMAGLIFVLQSCFRFITFSCPTSSEPLRTCAVLLCVGYQNLPNSVFQYLQNMNELLSTLLNSDAPQQVLQFVPMELLLNGSLLDFLWDLNAAIAKRHLHLIIQGEREEIISSLHL